From Deltaproteobacteria bacterium, the proteins below share one genomic window:
- a CDS encoding DUF445 family protein, with protein sequence MKSFYILFYPFIGALIGWLTNTIAIWMLFHPYEEKRIWRFRIPFTPGLIPARIERLAQEVSRAIRDHFLSGADIKNILKEMKLGEVLTEEVKKRVQRSLVLRPLTTLLDNEYLQRSVNKAVERIIKRLEAEAVGGKMEEFIYKRILNDFHPRKVEEVILKVSKKELKYITYFGGILGGIIGMVQVVVRL encoded by the coding sequence ATGAAGTCCTTCTACATCCTCTTTTATCCCTTTATCGGCGCCTTGATCGGTTGGCTCACCAACACCATCGCCATCTGGATGCTCTTTCACCCTTATGAAGAGAAGCGGATTTGGCGTTTTAGGATCCCCTTCACTCCGGGCCTGATCCCCGCCCGCATCGAAAGGTTGGCCCAGGAGGTCTCCAGGGCCATCAGAGACCACTTTCTAAGCGGGGCCGATATCAAAAATATTTTGAAGGAGATGAAGCTTGGAGAGGTGCTGACCGAGGAGGTCAAAAAGAGGGTACAGAGGTCACTGGTCCTCAGGCCGCTGACCACCCTCTTGGACAATGAATATCTCCAGAGAAGCGTAAACAAGGCCGTGGAACGGATCATCAAGCGACTGGAGGCCGAGGCAGTGGGGGGGAAGATGGAGGAGTTCATCTATAAGCGGATCCTCAATGACTTCCACCCCCGAAAGGTAGAGGAGGTGATCCTCAAGGTCTCCAAGAAGGAGTTGAAATATATCACCTACTTCGGTGGCATCCTGGGGGGGATCATCGGGATGGTGCAGGTGGTGGTGAGGCTTTAA